Proteins encoded within one genomic window of Verrucomicrobiota bacterium:
- a CDS encoding formylglycine-generating enzyme family protein, which produces MSLLLRVFRMNGQNVAPSPHHLRKDNHYESELHPETKAPTYIARWDGNSWSSLGAGMSGAVNAFASQGNNLYVGGEFTATGGQPATYIARWNGNSWSPLGSGLDHWVIALALSGTELYAGGIFKHAGGATVNRIAKWDGTAWSALGSGITGTEEISPNPLAVSVFALAISGTNLYVGGKFTTAGGKPSPNIARVTIRPGAPFMNIVHNRNRPGQPLTLSWNAVPGWKYQIETASDLGQSWTPLLPTPRTATLRIESYEIPGPLQARGFFRVVQPEATSAAPRGMSLIPAGPFQMGNAFDDDNWNLNGEIPVHPVNVSAFFMDQFAVTRDAWRTVHQWALNHGYSFENAGMGKAANHPVYAINWFDAVKWCNARSEMEGRVPAYYTSAAQTEVYRSGRIDLEEEMVKWNAGYRLPTEAEWEKAARGGLEGQRFPWGDTITHDQANYRSSPSDDRNGGYWDISKTRGFHPKYATGAQPYTSPVDAFPPNGYGLHDMSGNMNNWVWDRFGRFYYDSSPPADPRGPVEGSYKDFRVPLFYDRTIRGGDWYFPSGVARVARRINWSPTSGFANLANIVSFRCVLPASLP; this is translated from the coding sequence GCTCCGAGCCCTCATCACCTCAGAAAAGACAACCATTATGAAAGCGAACTTCATCCCGAGACCAAAGCGCCCACTTACATCGCCCGATGGGATGGGAACTCGTGGTCCTCGCTCGGCGCCGGAATGAGCGGCGCTGTCAACGCCTTTGCGTCTCAAGGCAACAATCTCTATGTGGGAGGGGAATTCACCGCTACCGGAGGACAGCCGGCCACTTACATCGCCCGATGGAATGGCAACTCCTGGTCGCCTCTCGGCTCAGGCTTGGATCACTGGGTCATTGCACTGGCCCTGTCTGGGACCGAACTCTACGCGGGTGGGATTTTCAAACATGCGGGTGGCGCAACGGTGAATCGCATTGCGAAATGGGACGGTACAGCCTGGTCGGCGCTGGGATCCGGAATCACCGGCACCGAGGAGATTTCCCCGAATCCTCTCGCGGTTTCGGTATTCGCTCTCGCGATTTCAGGCACGAATCTCTACGTGGGCGGCAAATTTACGACTGCCGGAGGAAAACCGTCCCCGAACATTGCGCGCGTCACGATTCGGCCCGGCGCGCCGTTCATGAACATCGTTCATAACCGCAACCGCCCCGGTCAGCCTTTGACCCTCTCTTGGAACGCCGTGCCTGGCTGGAAATATCAAATCGAGACCGCCTCCGATCTCGGTCAGTCCTGGACGCCGTTGTTGCCCACGCCGCGGACGGCGACGTTGAGAATCGAATCCTACGAGATTCCGGGCCCCTTGCAGGCGCGCGGATTTTTCCGCGTGGTGCAACCCGAAGCCACATCAGCGGCGCCTCGTGGGATGTCGCTCATTCCCGCCGGACCTTTCCAGATGGGCAATGCCTTTGACGACGACAATTGGAATCTGAACGGCGAAATACCCGTGCATCCGGTGAACGTGAGCGCGTTCTTCATGGACCAGTTTGCCGTCACGAGGGATGCTTGGAGAACGGTTCATCAATGGGCCCTCAACCACGGCTACAGTTTCGAGAACGCTGGAATGGGCAAGGCGGCGAATCACCCGGTCTATGCCATCAACTGGTTCGACGCGGTCAAGTGGTGTAACGCGCGTTCAGAGATGGAGGGCCGTGTTCCTGCTTATTATACGAGTGCGGCGCAGACAGAAGTTTATCGCAGTGGCCGCATCGATCTCGAAGAAGAGATGGTCAAATGGAATGCCGGATACCGTTTGCCGACCGAGGCGGAGTGGGAAAAGGCGGCGCGCGGAGGCTTGGAAGGCCAGCGATTTCCCTGGGGAGACACGATCACGCACGATCAAGCCAATTACCGGAGCAGCCCGTCGGACGACCGGAACGGGGGCTATTGGGACATCAGCAAGACTCGCGGATTTCATCCGAAGTATGCCACCGGCGCGCAGCCTTATACCAGCCCCGTGGATGCGTTTCCTCCCAATGGGTATGGCTTGCACGATATGTCAGGCAATATGAACAACTGGGTTTGGGACCGCTTCGGCCGGTTCTATTACGATTCATCTCCCCCGGCGGACCCACGCGGTCCTGTTGAAGGCTCGTATAAGGATTTTCGTGTTCCACTTTTTTACGATCGCACGATTCGCGGCGGCGATTGGTATTTTCCCAGCGGCGTGGCGCGGGTCGCTCGGCGTATAAACTGGTCCCCGACTTCTGGTTTCGCGAATCTTGCTAACATCGTTAGTTTTCGGTGTGTTCTGCCCGCAAGTCTGCCGTGA
- the mntR gene encoding transcriptional regulator MntR, whose protein sequence is MASAPSQSAEDYLERIHELIEEKGYARVVDIASSLRVKQASVTSMVQKLGELGYLNYEKYRGLILTEKGRTVACNIQKRHETLSRFFSLLDLDSDTQKRDIEGIEHHLSPATVEVLADLAEFFEKNPETLKLFLKSRKSPKP, encoded by the coding sequence ATGGCCTCGGCTCCCAGTCAAAGCGCAGAAGATTACCTCGAACGGATTCACGAGCTGATCGAGGAAAAGGGCTATGCCCGTGTGGTCGATATCGCCTCCTCGCTGCGCGTCAAGCAAGCCTCCGTGACCAGTATGGTCCAGAAGCTGGGTGAACTGGGCTACCTGAATTACGAGAAATACCGCGGCTTGATTCTCACGGAGAAGGGGCGAACCGTCGCCTGCAACATCCAGAAACGCCACGAAACGCTCTCCCGGTTCTTCTCGCTGCTGGATTTGGACTCGGACACGCAAAAGCGCGACATCGAAGGGATCGAACATCACCTCAGCCCGGCGACCGTCGAGGTGCTGGCCGATCTGGCGGAGTTCTTCGAGAAGAATCCCGAGACGCTGAAGCTCTTCCTCAAGTCGCGCAAATCGCCCAAACCCTGA